The following are encoded together in the Arcticibacterium luteifluviistationis genome:
- a CDS encoding ABC transporter ATP-binding protein: protein MKIIETDNISKRYIMGTEIVDALKSVSISIDKGEYVAFMGPSGSGKSTLMNIIGCLDSPTGGSYTLNGKDVSDMSENELAEIRNKEIGFVFQTFNLLPRQSSLENVALPLIYAGFNKSARTERAQSVLESVGLGDRSHHKPNELSGGQRQRVAVARALVNNPSILLADEPTGNLDTKTSYEIMELFEEIHTQGNTIIMVTHEEDIAQYAHRIIRLRDGLVESDTRNENPTNPREMAAKLAAEKE, encoded by the coding sequence ATGAAAATAATCGAAACAGACAATATTTCTAAAAGGTATATCATGGGTACTGAAATAGTAGATGCCCTGAAATCCGTCTCTATTTCTATTGACAAAGGCGAATACGTAGCCTTTATGGGGCCTTCGGGTTCTGGAAAATCTACTTTGATGAATATCATTGGCTGCCTTGACTCCCCTACCGGTGGTAGCTATACCCTTAATGGGAAAGATGTTTCTGACATGAGTGAAAACGAATTGGCAGAAATAAGAAACAAAGAGATTGGCTTTGTGTTTCAAACCTTCAACCTTTTACCTCGTCAGTCTTCATTAGAAAATGTAGCCCTACCGCTTATATATGCTGGTTTTAATAAATCTGCCAGAACAGAACGAGCTCAAAGCGTTTTAGAAAGTGTGGGATTGGGAGACCGCTCTCATCACAAACCAAACGAACTCTCTGGTGGACAAAGGCAGCGTGTAGCCGTGGCAAGAGCCCTAGTCAATAACCCTTCTATCTTACTGGCCGATGAGCCTACAGGAAACTTGGACACTAAGACTTCCTACGAAATAATGGAACTTTTTGAGGAAATTCATACCCAAGGAAATACCATCATAATGGTAACGCACGAAGAGGATATTGCTCAATATGCCCATAGGATAATTCGCCTTAGAGATGGACTGGTAGAGTCTGATACGAGAAACGAAAACCCAACAAACCCTAGAGAAATGGCTGCCAAGCTTGCAGCGGAGAAAGAATAA
- a CDS encoding SBBP repeat-containing protein, translating to MKNTLLVILISCTFIHAQNVTITPGGITPGLSGTYQRISYSDILEIASPVEGDQVYDITFHCMRVYNGSRWVCTYQLPKQPVNDAAFIASAGGTSLDFSDSGESVAVDGSGNVYVTGSFGGTANFGGISKTSGGESDVFIAKYNSSGAVQWVQSAGGLLRANGRSISLDASGNIYITGDFRGTATFGGISKTSGGANDIFVAKYNASGVIQWVQSAGGPGNAYGYSLDLDAAGNVYVTGSYYGTATFSGISKTSLSSNDIFVVKYNSGGAVQWVESAGGAFNDIGRSIAVDGSGNIYVTGSYENDLYAGGLYIYTSGGIDVFIAKYDASGNSQWLRTGGGPSFDVGRSVATDTSGNVYITGAYKETATFYTVDMTSVGDGDIFIAKYNSDGILQWAQSAGGTLSDSGLSVAVDLVGNVYVTGYYNGVATFGSSSLMSVGETDVFVVKYNSSGNALWLQCAGGTSYDFGSSVAVDNSGNAYITGSYRSTATFGASSHTSVGSDDVFLGRISQ from the coding sequence ATGAAAAATACGTTACTTGTTATTCTAATTTCTTGCACATTTATTCATGCCCAAAATGTAACCATCACACCTGGAGGTATTACACCGGGTCTTTCAGGAACTTACCAAAGAATCTCGTACAGCGATATTTTGGAAATTGCTTCACCTGTAGAAGGGGACCAAGTGTATGATATAACATTTCATTGTATGAGAGTATATAATGGCAGCCGTTGGGTTTGCACTTATCAGTTGCCGAAGCAACCTGTGAATGATGCAGCCTTTATTGCTTCGGCTGGTGGTACATCATTAGATTTTAGTGATTCTGGGGAGTCGGTAGCGGTAGACGGCTCAGGAAATGTCTACGTAACAGGTTCTTTTGGGGGTACTGCTAATTTTGGAGGAATTAGCAAAACCAGTGGTGGCGAGAGCGATGTTTTTATTGCAAAATACAATTCAAGTGGTGCGGTTCAATGGGTTCAGTCTGCTGGAGGTTTGCTACGAGCCAATGGTAGATCCATAAGTTTAGATGCCTCTGGAAATATATATATCACAGGCGATTTTCGTGGTACCGCAACTTTCGGAGGGATAAGCAAAACTAGTGGAGGTGCGAACGATATTTTTGTTGCGAAATATAATGCTAGTGGGGTAATTCAATGGGTGCAATCAGCAGGTGGTCCTGGCAATGCTTATGGCTATTCCCTAGATTTAGACGCCGCTGGAAACGTTTATGTTACTGGAAGTTATTATGGTACTGCTACTTTTAGCGGGATAAGCAAGACGAGCTTAAGTTCGAACGATATTTTTGTGGTTAAGTATAATTCGGGTGGTGCGGTTCAATGGGTAGAATCAGCTGGCGGAGCATTTAATGATATTGGTCGCTCAATAGCGGTAGACGGCTCTGGAAATATATATGTTACTGGAAGTTATGAGAATGACCTTTATGCTGGAGGATTGTATATTTATACAAGCGGAGGAATAGATGTTTTTATTGCCAAATACGACGCTAGTGGAAACTCTCAGTGGCTCAGAACGGGGGGAGGTCCGTCATTTGATGTTGGTCGTTCGGTGGCTACAGATACTTCAGGAAATGTATATATTACTGGGGCTTATAAAGAGACCGCCACGTTTTATACCGTAGATATGACAAGTGTGGGTGATGGGGATATTTTTATTGCCAAATATAATTCTGACGGAATTCTTCAGTGGGCTCAATCTGCTGGAGGAACTTTAAGTGATTCTGGCTTATCTGTAGCCGTAGACCTCGTAGGTAATGTATATGTGACTGGCTATTATAATGGTGTAGCTACTTTTGGCTCTAGTAGTTTGATGAGTGTAGGGGAGACAGATGTTTTTGTAGTTAAATATAATTCTAGCGGAAACGCCTTATGGCTTCAGTGTGCTGGAGGTACTTCTTATGATTTTGGCTCTTCGGTGGCGGTAGATAATTCTGGAAATGCATATATCACAGGTTCTTACAGAAGTACGGCTACTTTCGGTGCTAGCAGTCATACCAGTGTGGGGAGTGATGATGTCTTTTTAGGTAGGATTAGTCAATAG
- a CDS encoding DUF2911 domain-containing protein, protein MKKLLFLAAALLFVGTSSSFAQKSPKMTSSEGNISVTYSAPSVKGRDIFGGLVPYNEVWRTGANNATEITFAKDGSIGGKAVKAGTYSLFTIPKADGDWTVILNPTLKQWGSFKYGEIKDADLPHVMAKTSKTASNVEQMKISVEGGNLVIAWADTKASVAVK, encoded by the coding sequence ATGAAAAAGTTATTATTCTTAGCAGCCGCACTACTTTTTGTAGGCACATCAAGTTCCTTTGCCCAGAAAAGCCCTAAAATGACATCATCTGAAGGCAATATATCAGTAACGTACAGTGCTCCATCTGTAAAGGGCCGTGACATTTTTGGAGGCTTAGTTCCTTATAACGAAGTATGGAGAACAGGTGCTAATAATGCTACCGAAATCACTTTTGCTAAAGATGGCAGTATAGGTGGAAAGGCCGTTAAAGCTGGCACGTATTCTTTATTTACTATTCCTAAGGCTGATGGCGACTGGACAGTAATTCTTAACCCTACTTTAAAGCAATGGGGTTCTTTCAAGTATGGTGAGATTAAAGATGCCGATTTACCACATGTAATGGCCAAAACTTCTAAAACCGCTAGCAACGTAGAGCAGATGAAAATCTCTGTAGAAGGTGGTAATTTAGTAATTGCTTGGGCTGACACTAAAGCTAGTGTAGCTGTCAAATAA
- the corA gene encoding magnesium/cobalt transporter CorA, with amino-acid sequence MKHKTKVGLPPGTIKYTGKKGGTPLTLNYVEYNLESFNSETFEEVRKALIHKANDSLTQWYDIRGLHDEAFIQQIGDVFEIHSLALEDIADVYKRPEYTEFLNGHFLSLKYLQYQDGIIHIQNISVYFDQGFVLTFQEHEDDIFKPLRLRIQKAQGKIRAKKADYLAYAIIDFVVDNYFNVLDEIEIKTEKLEEALMTDIDSFERSEVFPLKKDLLKVRKVIAPLREALNMFSKSDSEDIEEKTKLYVRDVYDHTISVVDSLDTLRDILSGVQETHIAEMGMKMNKVMQFLTIITAIFVPITFLAGIYGMNFQNIPELQHKNGYFILLGVMAVLSGGMLMYFRRKKWL; translated from the coding sequence ATGAAGCATAAAACCAAAGTCGGACTTCCGCCAGGCACTATAAAGTACACCGGTAAAAAGGGTGGAACCCCTCTAACCCTGAATTATGTAGAGTATAATTTGGAATCCTTTAATTCGGAAACTTTCGAGGAGGTTCGTAAAGCACTCATTCATAAAGCAAATGACAGCCTCACACAGTGGTATGACATTAGAGGTTTGCATGACGAAGCTTTTATTCAACAAATTGGGGATGTTTTTGAAATACACTCGCTAGCATTAGAAGACATAGCAGATGTGTATAAAAGACCCGAATACACGGAATTTTTAAATGGTCATTTCCTTTCACTAAAATATTTGCAATACCAGGATGGCATCATTCATATTCAAAACATTTCAGTATACTTTGACCAAGGTTTTGTTCTAACCTTTCAAGAGCATGAAGACGACATTTTCAAACCTCTGAGACTTAGAATTCAGAAAGCCCAAGGAAAAATTAGAGCGAAAAAAGCCGACTATCTTGCTTATGCCATTATAGACTTTGTAGTAGACAATTATTTCAATGTTTTGGACGAAATAGAAATCAAAACAGAAAAGCTAGAAGAAGCTCTCATGACCGATATTGACTCTTTTGAAAGGTCAGAGGTATTTCCATTAAAAAAAGATTTACTAAAAGTCAGAAAGGTTATAGCTCCATTACGTGAGGCTCTAAATATGTTTTCAAAGTCTGACTCAGAAGATATAGAAGAGAAAACGAAGTTATACGTAAGAGACGTTTACGATCATACCATATCTGTGGTAGATAGCCTAGACACCTTACGAGATATTCTTTCGGGAGTTCAGGAAACCCATATTGCGGAGATGGGCATGAAAATGAATAAAGTCATGCAGTTCCTAACCATCATCACTGCTATTTTTGTCCCTATAACCTTCTTAGCGGGTATTTATGGCATGAATTTCCAAAACATTCCTGAGCTACAGCACAAAAACGGATACTTCATTTTACTAGGCGTAATGGCTGTGCTTTCTGGTGGAATGTTGATGTATTTTCGACGGAAGAAGTGGTTGTAG
- a CDS encoding D-2-hydroxyacid dehydrogenase has protein sequence MNIVFLDAFTSTPEELDLSELEQIGTLKMYDRTPYDQIVERAKDADIVLTNKAVLDEKIISQLSKLRYIGVTATGYNVVDLDAAAQRGIPVTNAKNYSSMSVAQHVFAMLLSFTNRIAEHNNPDKWVASPDFCYYDFTLTELAGKTLGLVGIGDIGEKVAKVAEAFEMNVLVNRKSNKAHAKYKTVDLDELLSQSDFVSLHCPLTEDNAGFINSESLAKMKKSAILVNTGRGPLVNDADLRKALDSGAIAGAAIDVVSQEPPTNGNPLFGAKNLIVSPHVAWATLEARKKLFKIVTDNIKAWQEGEPVNVVNAL, from the coding sequence ATGAATATCGTTTTTTTAGATGCATTTACTAGCACACCAGAAGAGTTAGACTTATCGGAATTAGAGCAAATTGGCACGCTCAAAATGTATGACAGAACCCCCTATGACCAAATAGTGGAAAGAGCAAAAGACGCCGACATAGTTTTGACCAATAAAGCTGTTTTGGACGAAAAGATAATTAGTCAACTATCTAAATTGAGATATATTGGTGTTACGGCCACGGGTTATAATGTAGTAGATTTAGATGCTGCCGCCCAAAGAGGAATACCTGTCACCAATGCTAAAAATTACAGCTCCATGTCGGTAGCTCAGCACGTTTTTGCCATGCTTTTAAGCTTTACTAACAGAATAGCCGAGCACAATAATCCAGACAAATGGGTGGCTTCGCCAGATTTCTGTTATTATGACTTTACATTGACAGAGTTGGCTGGAAAGACCTTAGGCTTGGTTGGAATTGGAGATATTGGAGAAAAGGTGGCTAAGGTAGCCGAAGCTTTTGAAATGAATGTTTTGGTTAATCGTAAATCAAATAAAGCTCACGCCAAATATAAAACAGTTGACTTAGATGAATTATTGAGTCAATCGGATTTTGTGAGTCTTCACTGCCCATTGACAGAAGACAACGCAGGTTTTATCAATTCAGAAAGCTTAGCCAAAATGAAGAAATCGGCCATTCTGGTCAATACGGGAAGAGGGCCTTTGGTGAATGATGCCGACTTAAGAAAAGCACTTGATAGTGGAGCTATTGCAGGTGCTGCCATTGACGTAGTTTCTCAAGAACCACCAACAAATGGCAATCCTCTTTTTGGAGCGAAAAATCTAATTGTAAGTCCGCACGTAGCGTGGGCTACTTTAGAAGCCAGAAAAAAACTATTTAAAATAGTGACAGATAATATTAAGGCTTGGCAAGAAGGTGAGCCTGTTAATGTGGTTAATGCTTTATGA
- a CDS encoding tetratricopeptide repeat protein has translation MISNVQFWRIWPNSLKIALGIFLFIIIALAGLTTFWVLNDIDNFYAWDIATELHKKFIASEAFVEKGLRFTNNELIYYLKEWYLPSADNINSNPSLVLVSALILGLSLITTSLSFQNNLWFLGSLILVAAFLILARTEIIFQATNNTPFLIAFASLGLTFFAFNSFLKRTGFWLRFLCISAVFIGLLFTAISYSKIDFPIVSLGSYSLLFALLCLAIFVFLIAHEIVVGLIYTVVASSEKGKNAFKTYLGIGLIYLLNCLLIYLENIRLIDDSLMVISPLLLFAASSVLGIWGFRKQCDDIGFFSFQRTGAWLYFGMFIISLATIGYVYATANDPLIELINDYIAIAHLSLGIVFFGHVILNFIGVFQKGLNAYLVLYKPKFSSLILAKILAVFIMGFFLIQKNIYAYNQLRAGLNSAIADFYLAEGDNTAAETYYKESINYDFFNHKANYALASMARKVGDGVTAAYFFRQAIQKNPSEFAYVGLSQNLENEDLYFDALFTLREGLAKFPKSAVLKTNSAHLLEKANVRDSVFLYLETALQDCKSCNTEKVNLQAFWIENAIPSKLDSVSNKLINASNGSNLANQLAIGRMTGNLKSQLKSLPVETSLNTTQFAEIYNQISLPENKLNKADSIWDTYANNPANIGVREDLLYLKILQLYGQGEKIKALKQLTYLAQDSTETALMYRRKLGLWYLKEGLYDRSVAFFAASGDRGSAQVLEENNFKTHLQLKQFQQAEELLQMELNQDTYKKLYREAPFNPYLLSDISNYLTENGKVSEAYTLVFDALEFNDTNIELWKKYAFLALKNGVPDYAENGVQKLKGLMTKEDYAAFLKSFNLEKTRLEREREAF, from the coding sequence ATGATTTCAAACGTGCAGTTTTGGCGTATTTGGCCAAATTCCTTAAAAATAGCCCTCGGCATTTTCTTATTTATAATCATTGCTTTAGCTGGCCTTACCACCTTTTGGGTGCTAAATGATATAGACAATTTTTATGCTTGGGATATAGCCACAGAGCTTCACAAAAAGTTTATCGCCTCTGAAGCCTTTGTGGAAAAAGGATTGCGATTCACAAATAACGAACTCATCTATTATCTCAAAGAATGGTATTTGCCTTCGGCTGATAATATCAACTCAAATCCCTCTTTAGTGCTAGTCTCAGCACTGATTTTAGGGCTTAGTCTTATTACCACTTCACTCTCCTTTCAAAACAACCTTTGGTTTCTAGGAAGCTTGATACTCGTTGCTGCTTTTTTGATTCTGGCAAGAACAGAAATTATTTTTCAAGCGACCAATAACACCCCTTTCCTTATTGCTTTTGCAAGCCTTGGCTTGACTTTTTTTGCCTTTAATTCCTTCTTAAAGAGAACGGGCTTTTGGCTTCGGTTTTTATGTATTTCTGCTGTTTTTATTGGGCTATTATTTACGGCTATCTCATACTCCAAAATAGACTTCCCAATAGTTTCACTTGGCAGCTACAGCCTATTATTTGCTTTGCTTTGCCTAGCTATTTTTGTTTTTCTGATAGCTCATGAAATTGTAGTTGGTCTTATTTACACCGTTGTTGCTTCATCAGAAAAAGGTAAAAACGCCTTTAAAACCTACCTCGGTATCGGTCTTATTTATCTCTTAAACTGCCTGCTTATTTACCTAGAAAACATCAGACTTATTGATGACAGCCTCATGGTCATTAGCCCCCTTTTACTGTTTGCGGCATCTAGTGTTTTAGGTATTTGGGGATTCAGAAAGCAATGCGATGACATTGGTTTCTTTAGCTTTCAAAGAACGGGTGCTTGGCTATACTTTGGTATGTTTATTATCTCCCTAGCTACCATAGGCTATGTTTACGCTACCGCAAATGACCCACTCATTGAACTCATAAATGATTACATCGCCATAGCTCATTTATCTCTCGGTATTGTGTTTTTTGGACATGTAATCTTAAATTTTATTGGTGTTTTCCAGAAAGGGCTAAACGCCTATCTAGTGCTGTACAAACCAAAATTCAGCAGCTTGATCTTGGCCAAGATATTGGCTGTGTTTATCATGGGCTTTTTCTTGATTCAAAAGAACATTTATGCCTACAATCAATTAAGAGCAGGATTGAACAGTGCAATTGCCGATTTTTATTTGGCCGAAGGCGATAACACCGCAGCAGAAACTTACTATAAAGAGTCTATCAATTATGACTTTTTTAATCACAAGGCTAACTACGCATTGGCGTCAATGGCAAGAAAAGTAGGCGATGGAGTTACAGCAGCCTATTTTTTCCGACAAGCCATTCAAAAGAACCCAAGTGAATTTGCCTATGTAGGCTTAAGCCAAAACTTAGAAAACGAAGACCTTTACTTTGACGCACTTTTTACACTGAGAGAAGGACTTGCCAAATTCCCTAAAAGTGCTGTTTTGAAAACCAACTCTGCCCATCTTTTAGAAAAAGCAAATGTTAGAGATAGTGTTTTCCTTTATTTAGAAACGGCTTTGCAAGACTGCAAAAGCTGCAACACTGAGAAAGTAAACCTTCAAGCTTTTTGGATTGAAAATGCCATCCCATCAAAACTAGATTCAGTAAGTAACAAGTTAATTAACGCATCAAACGGCTCTAATTTAGCAAACCAATTAGCTATTGGAAGAATGACTGGTAATCTTAAAAGTCAGTTAAAAAGCCTTCCAGTGGAAACCAGCCTAAACACCACCCAATTTGCTGAAATATATAATCAAATAAGTCTGCCTGAGAACAAACTAAACAAAGCTGACTCCATTTGGGATACATATGCAAACAACCCTGCAAATATTGGTGTTAGAGAAGATTTACTTTACTTAAAAATACTTCAACTTTACGGGCAAGGAGAAAAAATAAAGGCCTTAAAACAACTTACTTATCTGGCTCAAGATAGCACAGAAACAGCACTCATGTACCGAAGAAAGTTAGGCTTATGGTACCTCAAAGAAGGGCTCTATGATAGGTCAGTAGCGTTTTTTGCCGCTTCTGGTGACCGTGGCTCCGCTCAAGTTTTAGAAGAAAACAATTTCAAAACTCATTTGCAACTAAAGCAGTTTCAGCAGGCCGAGGAATTATTACAAATGGAATTAAACCAAGACACGTACAAAAAACTCTATCGTGAGGCTCCATTTAACCCCTACCTCCTTTCTGATATATCAAATTATTTGACCGAAAACGGAAAGGTCTCAGAAGCCTATACGCTAGTTTTTGATGCTCTTGAATTTAATGACACCAATATTGAACTTTGGAAAAAGTACGCTTTTCTTGCATTGAAAAATGGCGTGCCTGATTATGCCGAAAACGGCGTCCAAAAATTAAAAGGGCTCATGACTAAAGAAGATTATGCCGCCTTTTTAAAATCATTTAATCTAGAGAAAACACGTCTCGAAAGAGAGCGAGAAGCTTTTTAA
- the murB gene encoding UDP-N-acetylmuramate dehydrogenase — protein MPNILKNTSLKAYNTFGIEASAKLFVEINSTNELLYLLGSDEFKENETLILGGGSNVLLTQNFDGLVLKNNIKGIELIEETEDEVLIRVGSGEVWHAFVLYCVDKNYGGIENLSLIPGTVGAAPMQNIGAYGVEIKDVFMDLEAIDRKTKEIKKFDKNACAFGYRESVFKNIYKNQYFITHVTFRLQKNPKLHLEYGAIKDTLKELEVTDPSINDVSKAVIKIRQSKLPDPAEIGNSGSFFKNPIISKNDFDSLKAEYPQIPSYPIDKTTVKVPAGWLIEQAGWKGKTIGEIGVHKNQALVLVNYGNGKGADIQALSKDIQASILEKYGINLHAEVNII, from the coding sequence ATGCCAAATATACTTAAAAATACCTCTTTAAAAGCTTACAATACCTTTGGAATAGAAGCGTCTGCCAAATTGTTTGTGGAGATAAACTCAACCAACGAACTCCTTTATTTACTTGGCAGTGATGAATTTAAGGAAAATGAAACTTTGATTTTAGGTGGAGGAAGTAATGTTCTTTTGACTCAAAACTTTGATGGACTGGTCTTAAAAAACAACATCAAGGGTATTGAGCTAATTGAAGAAACAGAAGACGAAGTGCTTATCAGAGTTGGCTCTGGTGAAGTTTGGCATGCTTTTGTACTTTACTGTGTTGATAAAAATTATGGAGGCATAGAAAACCTTTCTCTCATCCCTGGTACTGTGGGGGCTGCTCCTATGCAGAACATTGGAGCATATGGTGTAGAAATAAAAGATGTTTTTATGGACTTGGAGGCCATTGACAGAAAAACAAAAGAAATCAAGAAGTTTGACAAAAATGCTTGTGCCTTCGGTTACCGTGAGAGTGTTTTCAAAAACATTTACAAGAATCAATATTTTATTACTCACGTAACTTTCAGACTTCAAAAGAATCCAAAATTGCATTTAGAATACGGTGCGATAAAGGACACTTTAAAAGAATTAGAAGTAACCGATCCTAGTATAAACGATGTTAGCAAAGCCGTCATAAAAATCAGGCAATCAAAACTTCCTGACCCAGCCGAAATCGGGAATTCAGGTAGCTTTTTCAAAAACCCGATAATTTCAAAAAATGATTTTGACAGCTTAAAAGCTGAATATCCACAAATACCTTCTTACCCAATAGACAAAACCACAGTAAAAGTGCCCGCAGGCTGGTTAATAGAACAGGCCGGATGGAAAGGAAAAACTATAGGCGAGATAGGTGTTCATAAAAACCAGGCTTTGGTATTGGTAAATTATGGCAACGGAAAAGGAGCTGATATTCAAGCACTCTCAAAAGATATTCAAGCCTCAATTCTTGAAAAATATGGCATTAATCTTCATGCCGAAGTAAATATTATCTAA
- a CDS encoding DUF6962 family protein, producing the protein METSHIISDIILGLVGVFVFFKYLLKLDLFETLLWEAFILSVSVAAFAGAAKFAGIEKAGLVSVFFQNISVTVGALGLVVAAWFKIWEDDTLDGKIGSIVLAIGFIIFALHQTVGIPLVVSIIPIIAMILVAAAGVAALLKGRNTLGMWLLLGVVFASLATFKDRFVSNTENAIDVYHYLLACSVLCFGLAASRRTD; encoded by the coding sequence ATGGAAACCTCGCACATAATTTCTGATATCATCTTAGGACTGGTTGGCGTATTTGTTTTCTTCAAATACCTTTTAAAGCTAGACCTATTTGAAACATTACTTTGGGAAGCCTTCATTTTATCGGTATCTGTTGCGGCGTTTGCAGGTGCAGCCAAGTTTGCGGGTATTGAAAAAGCAGGGCTAGTGTCTGTTTTCTTTCAAAACATTTCTGTAACGGTGGGAGCCCTGGGTCTAGTGGTGGCAGCTTGGTTTAAAATATGGGAAGACGACACGTTGGATGGGAAAATAGGCTCTATCGTTTTAGCCATCGGTTTTATAATTTTCGCTTTGCACCAAACCGTTGGTATCCCTTTGGTCGTTTCTATTATTCCGATAATAGCCATGATTTTGGTAGCTGCTGCTGGTGTAGCTGCACTTTTAAAGGGCCGAAACACATTAGGCATGTGGCTGCTTTTGGGTGTCGTTTTTGCTTCTTTGGCTACTTTTAAAGACCGCTTTGTTTCCAACACCGAAAATGCCATTGATGTTTACCACTACCTGCTCGCTTGCAGTGTATTATGCTTTGGACTAGCTGCTTCTAGAAGAACAGATTAA
- a CDS encoding phosphatidylserine decarboxylase family protein: MTLHKEGKATILISLFGTLAIYLIIRFLLPDTDWLHILWLAFSLFIMVTVLQFFRKPTRHTILNSNHIIAPADGKVVVIEEVVETEYFKGPRRQVSIFMSPINVHINFFPLSGVVSYCKYHAGKYLVAWHPKSSTENERSTVVVKHENGTEILFRQIAGAMARRIVTYAEEGQVATQGSEFGFIKFGSRVDIFLPLDAKILCKLDDKPVGGETVIAELA, from the coding sequence ATGACACTTCATAAAGAAGGCAAGGCCACAATACTAATTTCTCTTTTTGGGACTTTAGCTATTTATCTTATTATAAGATTTTTACTGCCAGATACAGACTGGTTACACATCTTGTGGCTAGCCTTTAGTTTGTTTATAATGGTGACAGTTCTTCAGTTTTTTAGAAAGCCTACAAGACACACTATTTTGAATTCAAATCATATTATTGCTCCAGCAGATGGAAAAGTAGTGGTAATAGAAGAAGTAGTAGAAACAGAATATTTCAAAGGACCAAGAAGGCAAGTCTCTATTTTCATGTCGCCTATTAATGTGCATATAAATTTCTTCCCACTTTCTGGTGTGGTGAGTTACTGTAAATACCATGCAGGTAAATATTTGGTAGCATGGCACCCAAAGTCAAGTACAGAAAACGAACGTAGCACGGTAGTGGTAAAACATGAGAATGGTACCGAAATACTTTTCAGGCAAATAGCCGGAGCCATGGCAAGACGTATAGTTACGTATGCAGAAGAAGGTCAAGTAGCCACACAAGGTTCTGAATTTGGCTTCATAAAATTTGGCTCCAGAGTAGATATCTTCTTGCCTCTAGACGCTAAAATCCTTTGTAAATTAGACGACAAACCTGTAGGCGGAGAGACTGTTATTGCGGAGTTGGCTTGA
- a CDS encoding SBBP repeat-containing protein — protein sequence MRVYNGSRWVCTYQLPSEPIADGAFIASGGGLGQEVGTGVALDASGNVYVVGKYEGTATFGATSISSVGNEDIFIAKYNAMGTLQWLQSAGGTSDDRGHSVEVDSAGNVYVTGYYEGTATFGATSKTSAGSRDIFIAKYSTGGTLQWLQSAGGSSGDEGNSVAIDASGNVYSTGFYQGTVTFGASSKTSAGFYDVFLARISQ from the coding sequence ATGCGTGTTTATAATGGCTCCCGTTGGGTTTGTACCTATCAGCTTCCATCAGAGCCAATAGCAGATGGAGCATTTATTGCATCAGGAGGAGGCCTAGGTCAAGAGGTTGGGACTGGGGTAGCCTTAGATGCCTCAGGAAATGTCTATGTTGTTGGCAAGTATGAAGGTACAGCTACTTTTGGAGCGACAAGCATTTCAAGTGTAGGGAACGAAGACATTTTTATTGCTAAATATAATGCTATGGGCACATTGCAATGGCTTCAGTCTGCTGGGGGTACATCAGACGATCGGGGACATTCGGTAGAAGTAGACTCCGCTGGGAATGTATATGTTACGGGGTATTATGAAGGTACCGCTACTTTCGGGGCTACGAGTAAGACCAGTGCTGGTTCTAGGGACATTTTTATTGCTAAATACAGTACCGGTGGAACTTTGCAATGGCTTCAGTCTGCCGGAGGTTCATCAGGCGATGAGGGAAATTCAGTAGCGATAGACGCTTCGGGAAATGTCTACAGCACGGGGTTTTATCAAGGAACTGTCACTTTCGGAGCTTCGAGCAAGACCAGTGCTGGGTTTTACGATGTTTTTCTGGCTAGAATTAGTCAGTAA